The following coding sequences lie in one Apium graveolens cultivar Ventura chromosome 1, ASM990537v1, whole genome shotgun sequence genomic window:
- the LOC141712533 gene encoding uncharacterized protein LOC141712533, translating into MNEAAQWDTVNNMLSRDLFNLKQNGAKVHEYFTSLSSLWEELESMNGLPTVNIMTPDVNKLLMAIQTMKEEAKLFQFLNGLDNLYSAQRSQLLMISPLPSVEMAYAVVQQEESQREVLNLSLVSKTDVSAMYSKGSTEKVMICMACGLKGHTRERYWTVVGVPQVAS; encoded by the exons ATGAATGAGGCAGCTCAATGGGACACTGTTAACAATATG CTTAGTCGAGATCTCTTTAATTTAAAACAAAACGGTGCCAAAGTTCATGAGTATTTCACAAGTTTGAGCTCTCTCTGGGAAGAGCTCGAGTCTATGAATGGGTTACCAACAGTTAATATCATGACACCAGATGTTAATAAGTTACTAATGGCCATACAAACCATGAAAGAGGAAGCAAAGTTATTCCAATTTCTTAATGGTCTTGATAATTTGTACAGTGCTCAAAGGAGTCAGTTACTTATGATATCTCCTCTGCCTTCTGTTGAAATGGCATATGCTGTTGTGCAACAAGAGGAGTCACAAAGGGAAGTCTTAAATCTATCCCTTGTGAGTAAAACTGATGTTTCTGCTATGTATAGCAAGGGGAGCACTGAAAAGGTGATGATTTGTATGGCATGTGGTCTTAAAGGTCATACTAGAGAGCGATATTGGACTGTGGTGGGGGTACCCCAAGTGGCATCATAA